One segment of Nostoc flagelliforme CCNUN1 DNA contains the following:
- a CDS encoding non-ribosomal peptide synthetase: protein MSQYIFSSLTADEELNFSEETEVFAFPTSFAQQRLWFLDQLASGNPFYNVSTALCLKGSLNFTALKQTFNEIVRRHETLRTTFAIVEQQPVQLIAPSLNIPLPLINIRNFDQERETQVRRIATAEAQHPFNLTTGPLLRVKLLQLDEAEYVLLLNLHHIVADGWSIGVLIRELGVLYKAFVEDKRCLMSTLLPELPIQYADFAQWQREWLQAVGENGCSPLQTQLAYWQKQLNGISVLNLPTDRVRPAVPTYRGAKQFLELPHSLTQALETLSYQEDVTLFMTMLAAFQTLLYRYTQQEDIVVGSAIANRNRSELEGLIGFFVNSLVLRSDLSGNPTFRELLNRVREVTLGAYTHQDLPFEKLVEELHPERDLSRHPLFQVVFSLQNTPIEALELPGLKLSLFNFDSKIAKLDLEFHLWRDLETLKGEVVYSTDLFDQSTITRMLGHFQILLESIVANPKQRISDLALLTEGERQQLLIDWNDTKKTYPNGKCFHQLFEAQVEKSPDAIALVFGNQQLSYKELNIRSNQLAHYLTKRGVETETLVGICVERTLEMIIGLLGILKAGGAYLPLDPSYPQERLNFMLEYAQVSVLLTQEKLLQHFTEFSNQIISIHKDWATITQYSRENPNSCVTLENLAYVIYTSGSTGQPKGVLIEHRGLSNLAAEQIEVFNLQPSNRILQFASLSFDASIFEIVMALQTGATLYLAKKESLLPGKALLQLLREKALTHVTLPPAVLAVLPTESLPALQTIISAGESCSEDIVKRWWNPSRRFFNAYGPTEGTVWSTVAEIKSVSEKTPIGRPIANTEIYILDKHLQPVPIGILGELYIAGDGLARGYLNCPELTAKKFIPNPFNAKKGAKLYKTGDLARYRADGNIEFLDRIDNQVKIRGFRIDLSEIETVLSQHNNVEKAIVIAQGNLYDNKHLVAYIVTNSTQEQTIIELRQFLKEKLPEYMIPKAFVILDSLPLTANGKVDRYALKAVDSQSRSIDKTFIAPRTPTESTLAKIWAEVLNVENVGIHDNFFDLGGNSLLAIRLLDQINKQFERDLPLSNLFLNQTIESLAITLYTKTDSLAWSPLVPIQPNGSNPPLFCVHPIFGVVFPYYELAHQLGENQPFYGLQPIGIDGETPLNRIEDMATHYIEALRSVQPKGPYFIGGWSFGGWVAFEMAQQLQNSGEEVALLAVLDTVAPIKSNLPSLSNAFKFIFTTVVPYMWPFFLDYLCLITAHSKNRINSLTSQFPNFQKLMRSLKRNLFSHFIQKEDATVNLISNESKRRLLTESGIVPMLRVFYANSQAVLNYVPQVYPKRINLFRTRVQLNVAEGEPSMGWDQLAVGGTEIHHIPGNHLTMLRKPHIQVLAAQLRGCIEKTQTLK from the coding sequence ATGAGCCAGTATATTTTCAGTAGCCTCACGGCTGATGAAGAACTTAATTTTTCTGAAGAAACAGAGGTTTTTGCCTTCCCCACTTCTTTCGCCCAGCAGCGATTGTGGTTTCTCGACCAATTAGCATCAGGCAATCCATTTTACAATGTGTCAACAGCACTTTGCCTGAAAGGTTCCCTCAACTTTACCGCCTTAAAGCAGACATTCAACGAAATTGTGCGTCGCCACGAAACCTTACGCACTACATTTGCGATCGTAGAGCAGCAACCAGTGCAGCTAATTGCACCCAGCTTAAACATACCTCTTCCCCTAATAAATATACGCAATTTCGATCAAGAACGTGAGACACAAGTACGGCGAATTGCAACCGCAGAGGCTCAACATCCTTTCAATCTCACTACCGGGCCATTGCTGCGAGTGAAGTTGCTACAACTAGATGAAGCCGAATATGTGCTGCTGCTAAATCTACATCATATTGTTGCCGATGGCTGGTCAATTGGAGTGTTAATTAGAGAACTGGGGGTATTATACAAAGCCTTTGTAGAAGATAAGCGATGTCTGATGTCTACGCTTCTGCCAGAATTACCCATCCAGTATGCAGATTTCGCCCAATGGCAACGGGAGTGGCTGCAAGCAGTGGGGGAAAACGGCTGTTCGCCTTTACAAACGCAGTTAGCTTATTGGCAAAAGCAATTAAACGGGATTTCGGTGCTAAATCTCCCTACCGACCGAGTAAGACCAGCAGTTCCAACCTACAGGGGTGCAAAACAATTTTTAGAACTACCACATTCCTTAACTCAAGCGCTAGAGACACTTAGCTACCAAGAAGATGTAACCTTGTTCATGACAATGCTTGCAGCGTTTCAGACTTTGCTCTATCGCTACACGCAGCAAGAGGATATTGTAGTAGGTTCAGCGATCGCTAATCGCAACCGTAGCGAACTAGAGGGGTTAATTGGGTTTTTTGTCAATAGTTTGGTGTTACGTAGCGATTTATCAGGGAACCCGACGTTTCGAGAATTATTAAATCGAGTGCGAGAGGTAACTTTGGGAGCTTATACTCATCAAGATTTGCCCTTTGAAAAGCTGGTGGAAGAACTTCACCCAGAGCGAGATTTGAGCCGCCATCCCTTATTTCAAGTCGTATTTAGTCTACAAAATACTCCCATTGAAGCACTAGAGTTACCTGGGTTAAAGCTTTCGTTATTCAACTTCGACAGCAAAATTGCAAAGCTTGATTTAGAGTTCCATCTGTGGCGAGACTTGGAAACTCTCAAAGGAGAAGTCGTGTATAGTACCGATTTATTTGATCAAAGCACCATTACGCGAATGCTAGGGCATTTTCAAATATTGTTAGAAAGTATTGTTGCCAATCCAAAACAGCGTATTTCAGATTTAGCTTTGCTTACTGAAGGAGAACGACAGCAGTTATTAATTGATTGGAATGACACTAAGAAAACGTACCCAAATGGTAAGTGTTTTCATCAGTTATTTGAAGCACAAGTTGAAAAAAGTCCCGATGCGATCGCACTAGTATTTGGTAATCAACAACTCAGCTACAAAGAGTTAAATATACGCAGCAATCAACTTGCACATTATCTCACAAAAAGAGGTGTAGAAACTGAAACTTTAGTTGGCATTTGTGTGGAGCGAACACTCGAAATGATAATTGGACTATTAGGCATCCTCAAAGCTGGAGGCGCATACCTTCCTTTAGATCCCAGCTATCCTCAAGAGCGTCTTAACTTCATGTTGGAATACGCACAAGTTTCTGTATTGCTGACACAAGAAAAATTACTTCAGCATTTTACAGAATTCTCAAATCAAATTATTAGTATACATAAAGATTGGGCAACTATTACACAGTATAGCCGAGAAAACCCAAACAGTTGCGTAACACTTGAAAACTTAGCTTATGTCATCTATACCTCTGGCTCAACAGGGCAGCCAAAAGGCGTTTTAATAGAACACCGAGGGCTGTCTAATTTGGCAGCAGAGCAGATTGAGGTTTTTAACTTACAACCGAGTAACCGCATTCTGCAATTCGCATCATTAAGTTTCGATGCCTCAATTTTTGAGATTGTGATGGCATTGCAAACAGGAGCAACCCTTTATTTAGCAAAGAAAGAATCTCTTCTACCTGGAAAAGCTTTGCTTCAACTATTACGCGAAAAAGCTCTTACTCACGTTACCCTCCCACCTGCGGTTTTGGCAGTTTTACCTACAGAATCATTACCTGCATTGCAAACTATTATTAGTGCCGGTGAATCATGTTCTGAGGATATAGTAAAACGTTGGTGGAATCCTAGCCGGAGGTTTTTTAACGCTTACGGACCTACGGAAGGAACTGTTTGGTCAACCGTTGCAGAAATTAAATCTGTGAGCGAAAAAACGCCTATTGGCCGCCCAATTGCTAACACTGAAATTTATATATTAGATAAGCATTTACAACCTGTACCAATTGGGATTTTAGGTGAATTATACATCGCTGGTGACGGACTAGCACGAGGCTACCTCAATTGTCCTGAATTAACTGCCAAAAAGTTTATTCCCAATCCTTTTAATGCTAAAAAAGGAGCAAAGCTTTACAAGACGGGTGATTTAGCCCGATATCGAGCAGACGGTAATATCGAATTTTTAGACCGCATCGATAATCAAGTAAAAATTCGCGGCTTCCGCATTGATTTGTCAGAGATTGAAACAGTTTTAAGTCAGCACAATAATGTAGAAAAAGCAATTGTAATCGCTCAAGGTAATCTATATGACAACAAACATTTAGTAGCTTACATTGTTACTAACTCAACTCAGGAGCAAACAATTATTGAACTACGCCAATTCCTAAAAGAAAAATTACCAGAATACATGATACCAAAAGCTTTTGTAATTCTGGATTCTCTGCCGTTAACGGCTAATGGCAAAGTGGATCGTTATGCGCTAAAAGCAGTTGATAGTCAGAGCCGCTCAATCGATAAAACCTTTATTGCTCCTCGTACTCCAACTGAGTCAACTTTAGCAAAAATCTGGGCTGAAGTCCTTAATGTTGAGAATGTAGGTATTCATGACAACTTCTTTGATTTGGGAGGAAATTCGCTGCTGGCTATACGTTTATTAGACCAAATAAACAAACAGTTTGAGCGTGATTTACCCTTATCTAACCTGTTTTTAAATCAAACAATTGAAAGTTTAGCAATTACTTTATATACAAAAACAGATTCTCTGGCATGGTCTCCTTTGGTTCCGATTCAACCGAATGGTTCAAATCCACCTTTGTTCTGCGTACATCCAATATTTGGTGTTGTCTTTCCTTATTATGAATTAGCTCATCAATTGGGGGAAAATCAGCCATTTTATGGGCTACAGCCTATTGGAATTGATGGAGAAACTCCACTAAATCGCATTGAGGATATGGCTACCCACTACATTGAAGCATTGCGCTCAGTACAACCGAAAGGGCCTTATTTTATAGGAGGTTGGTCTTTCGGAGGTTGGGTTGCTTTTGAGATGGCTCAACAACTCCAAAATTCTGGGGAAGAAGTAGCTCTACTTGCTGTGCTTGACACTGTAGCACCAATTAAAAGCAATTTACCTTCTTTAAGTAATGCTTTCAAGTTTATTTTTACTACAGTAGTGCCATATATGTGGCCCTTTTTCCTGGATTATTTGTGTCTAATTACTGCTCATAGTAAGAACCGTATTAATAGTTTAACTTCTCAATTTCCTAATTTTCAGAAATTGATGCGATCGCTCAAAAGAAATCTGTTTTCGCATTTCATCCAAAAGGAGGATGCCACAGTCAACCTTATATCTAATGAATCTAAGCGAAGGCTTTTAACTGAGTCAGGAATTGTGCCTATGCTTCGTGTTTTTTATGCCAATAGCCAAGCAGTTCTCAACTATGTTCCGCAAGTCTACCCTAAGCGAATTAATCTTTTCAGAACAAGAGTTCAGTTAAACGTCGCTGAGGGAGAACCGAGTATGGGTTGGGATCAGCTAGCTGTGGGAGGAACTGAAATTCATCATATTCCTGGCAATCACCTAACGATGCTGAGAAAACCCCATATTCAGGTTCTCGCCGCACAGTTAAGAGGCTGTATTGAGAAAACACAAACTTTAAAATAG
- a CDS encoding LysM peptidoglycan-binding domain-containing protein translates to MGIVIFSSLAASFLLPELSDAIFQKNDYVAQAQQRNTIQYTVAPGDFLSNIAQRFYGDGSEASWRKIYEANRSVIGPDPTQLQAGMLLVIPEANQSQPNSVASRGNLEDLLLALGRRETGQENPPYNIENQLGFMGKYQFGEALLIDLGYYRANFYYGNGASRNEWQGTWTGKNGVNSKQDFLNNQNNVQETAIREAFELNLKRINSQLEQNGLSLRQYIGQQRGGVVITISGILAAAHLRGETGVIRLLRYNQVSQDENGTSILTYLREFAGFQTPYD, encoded by the coding sequence ATGGGAATAGTTATTTTTTCATCTTTAGCTGCATCATTTTTATTACCTGAATTGAGCGATGCTATTTTTCAAAAAAATGATTATGTTGCACAAGCGCAGCAGAGAAATACAATTCAATATACAGTCGCACCTGGCGATTTTTTATCAAATATTGCTCAGAGATTTTATGGTGATGGTAGTGAAGCTTCGTGGAGAAAAATTTATGAAGCTAATAGGTCTGTAATTGGGCCTGATCCTACTCAACTCCAGGCTGGAATGTTACTTGTTATACCTGAAGCCAATCAGTCTCAGCCCAATAGTGTTGCTAGCAGGGGTAATTTAGAGGATCTGCTACTAGCCCTAGGACGAAGAGAAACAGGGCAAGAAAATCCACCTTATAATATTGAGAACCAGTTGGGTTTTATGGGCAAGTATCAATTTGGTGAAGCTCTATTAATTGATCTTGGATACTATCGAGCTAATTTTTATTATGGCAATGGTGCTAGTAGAAATGAGTGGCAGGGGACGTGGACAGGAAAAAATGGTGTTAATAGCAAGCAGGATTTTTTAAATAATCAGAATAATGTGCAAGAAACGGCTATTCGAGAAGCTTTTGAATTGAACTTAAAGCGAATCAACAGTCAACTTGAACAGAATGGACTTTCCCTAAGACAATACATCGGACAACAACGAGGAGGGGTAGTCATAACAATATCTGGAATTCTTGCAGCTGCTCATCTGCGTGGCGAAACAGGGGTTATCCGACTGCTGCGGTATAACCAGGTTTCTCAAGATGAAAATGGTACTTCTATTCTGACTTATTTAAGAGAATTTGCCGGATTTCAAACTCCCTACGATTAA
- a CDS encoding glycosyltransferase, which translates to MHIGFLNPQGNFDSNNSHITKHPDFGGQLVYVKQVAIAIAQMGHKVDILTRQIIDPEWPEFAETFETYPGVDNVRIIRLPAGPKEFLPKELLWPHLVADWVPNILKFYQQEGGLPDAMTAHYGDGGLCGVLIEEETGIPFTFTAHSLGAQKMDKLEVTPENLTAIDEQFNFRYRILAERLSMNRSAVNITSTQQERKEQYSHRVYSGAVDVDNNNRFAVIPPGADFSIFGAKARSENEEATQEFIQERLARDIAEARRDLPVIVASSRLEPKKNILGLVQAFAMSPTLQERANLMLITGGLDDPLREEASDGIAEEVLAPIREVVKENDLWGKISAFGLSDQSQESLAAAYRFMVKRRSVFALTALYEPFGLAPLEAAVAGLPVVATKNGGPSESFRQGNKEYGVLVDPEDPADIARGLERLLCDAQEWEYFAQAGQQRVLKKYTWESTAENYLTLLEQILSSPETRSRAELLPIHPYFRNPESQTDVFLEELGDLYFGSNQKVLINAS; encoded by the coding sequence ATGCACATTGGATTTCTCAACCCTCAAGGCAATTTTGATTCAAACAATAGTCATATAACAAAACACCCAGATTTTGGGGGTCAGCTAGTCTATGTTAAGCAAGTCGCCATAGCCATAGCTCAAATGGGTCATAAAGTTGATATTCTTACCCGTCAAATCATTGACCCAGAGTGGCCAGAGTTTGCTGAAACATTTGAGACATATCCAGGGGTCGATAACGTCCGCATTATCCGCTTACCAGCTGGCCCAAAAGAATTTCTCCCTAAAGAGTTGTTATGGCCTCATCTGGTCGCTGATTGGGTACCCAACATCTTGAAATTTTATCAACAAGAAGGTGGCTTACCCGATGCTATGACTGCTCACTACGGCGATGGAGGACTTTGTGGCGTTCTAATTGAAGAGGAGACAGGCATACCTTTTACCTTTACTGCTCATTCTCTCGGCGCTCAAAAGATGGACAAACTGGAAGTCACCCCAGAAAATCTCACGGCAATAGACGAGCAATTTAATTTCAGATATCGCATCTTAGCCGAACGCCTGAGCATGAATCGCTCGGCGGTTAATATCACTAGTACACAACAAGAACGCAAGGAACAGTATTCTCATCGAGTCTATAGTGGTGCAGTGGATGTAGACAACAACAACCGCTTTGCGGTGATTCCACCGGGAGCAGATTTCTCGATTTTCGGTGCAAAGGCACGTTCCGAAAATGAGGAAGCTACCCAAGAGTTCATTCAGGAACGATTGGCACGGGACATTGCAGAAGCCCGTCGAGATTTGCCCGTTATTGTAGCATCCAGTCGATTAGAGCCGAAAAAAAACATATTAGGGTTAGTGCAAGCCTTCGCAATGAGTCCAACACTTCAGGAACGAGCTAACTTGATGCTAATTACAGGAGGGCTGGACGATCCTTTACGAGAGGAGGCTAGTGACGGCATAGCTGAAGAGGTATTAGCCCCCATTCGGGAAGTGGTCAAAGAAAATGACTTGTGGGGCAAGATCAGTGCCTTTGGCTTGTCAGATCAGTCTCAAGAGTCGCTGGCAGCAGCCTATCGGTTTATGGTTAAACGCCGCTCAGTATTTGCGCTGACGGCACTCTACGAACCCTTTGGGCTTGCTCCCTTAGAAGCGGCAGTTGCAGGTTTGCCAGTGGTAGCAACCAAGAACGGTGGCCCTAGCGAGAGCTTCCGACAAGGAAATAAGGAATATGGCGTACTCGTTGACCCAGAAGATCCTGCTGATATTGCACGGGGCTTAGAGCGGTTGCTATGTGATGCTCAGGAGTGGGAGTATTTTGCCCAAGCTGGTCAGCAACGGGTATTGAAGAAGTACACTTGGGAATCTACTGCTGAAAACTATCTGACTTTGCTGGAGCAGATTCTGTCTTCACCGGAAACCCGCTCTCGTGCTGAACTCCTTCCCATTCATCCTTACTTCCGTAATCCAGAATCGCAAACCGATGTTTTTTTGGAAGAATTGGGCGACCTTTACTTTGGATCTAATCAAAAGGTACTAATAAATGCGAGTTAA
- a CDS encoding alpha/beta fold hydrolase, which yields MPHIFLLVWLVQLLSVGVLGGGIYILYEWYEGELVGTSYLVAGLVMVLWTFGGRFISLPLLRRPGKEEPKFMRSKTVQRLPRPDGSVLQVEFFGPEDGQPIILSHGWGPNSTIWYYAKRQLSDRFRVIVWDLPGLGKSSKPKNNDHSIEKYARDLEAVIAIAGDKPVILVGHSMGGMINLTFCRLFPEQLRSRVAGLILVDTTYTNPVKTCIFSNLARKLQKPLLEPVLYLTIVLWPVFWLMTWLSYFNGSLYITVELSGFTGTETRGQLNFAGLLSALGSPGVLARGTLGMLKFDETDTLATINVPVLVMCGASDIATKPVASDRMKAELPYSERVTLKPGGHMALMEQNQQFAKAVSTFCDSCS from the coding sequence ATGCCTCATATTTTTCTACTTGTATGGCTGGTTCAACTGCTATCTGTTGGGGTACTTGGTGGGGGAATCTACATTCTCTATGAGTGGTACGAAGGAGAACTTGTAGGAACATCCTACTTAGTAGCTGGACTAGTAATGGTTCTGTGGACTTTTGGAGGTCGTTTTATCAGTTTGCCACTGCTGCGCCGTCCTGGAAAGGAGGAACCCAAGTTTATGCGTAGCAAAACCGTGCAGCGCTTGCCACGTCCAGATGGCAGCGTGTTGCAAGTAGAGTTTTTTGGCCCTGAAGATGGTCAACCAATTATTTTGTCACATGGTTGGGGGCCAAACAGTACTATATGGTATTATGCCAAGCGACAATTGAGCGATCGCTTCCGAGTAATTGTTTGGGATTTACCAGGGTTAGGAAAATCCTCTAAACCGAAAAACAACGATCACTCTATAGAAAAATATGCCCGTGACTTGGAAGCTGTAATTGCCATAGCAGGGGATAAACCTGTTATCTTGGTGGGACACAGCATGGGTGGAATGATTAATCTGACATTTTGTAGGCTGTTTCCAGAGCAATTAAGGAGTCGGGTAGCTGGCTTAATTCTTGTAGATACTACTTACACCAATCCGGTAAAAACTTGCATCTTTAGCAATCTGGCACGTAAATTGCAGAAACCGCTACTCGAACCTGTGTTGTATCTGACTATTGTGCTGTGGCCGGTTTTTTGGTTAATGACTTGGCTATCGTATTTTAATGGTTCGCTGTATATCACTGTTGAACTATCTGGATTTACGGGTACTGAAACACGCGGTCAACTCAATTTTGCAGGTCTATTATCAGCATTGGGTTCGCCTGGTGTTCTGGCTCGTGGCACACTGGGAATGTTGAAGTTCGATGAAACAGACACACTTGCAACTATTAACGTTCCTGTATTGGTAATGTGTGGGGCTTCAGATATAGCAACTAAACCTGTGGCGAGCGATCGCATGAAAGCAGAATTGCCTTATTCTGAACGAGTCACCCTAAAACCAGGTGGACACATGGCATTGATGGAACAAAACCAACAATTTGCCAAAGCAGTCAGCACATTTTGTGATAGCTGCTCATAG